The Rhinolophus ferrumequinum isolate MPI-CBG mRhiFer1 chromosome 2, mRhiFer1_v1.p, whole genome shotgun sequence genome includes the window TCCTGCCAATGCATACTGGCTAATGTTTGCTGATCATTTGGTGCatattctctttcattccttGCCAGGCCCCTCACTTCCCCAGCTGAGTTATTCTGGAATTTAACTCTCAGTTATTTGCCTAATAGCTGGGAGAGCAGCTCGAGGCGTTTTTGAGGGGGACACTGTTATCTGTTACCTTTGAGGGAGAGGGGCCTGTGCAGCATCTTCCAGCATAGAGGGAGTGCTAGCTCTTACTAGGGGACCATCAACCACCTCTGCAAGTTCTGAGAATCCATAGGGGTCTGCAGAGCGGACACTCGCAGGGACATCTATTCCAATGTCCCCACCAATGTTTCATGGTCCAAGATTTTCCCAAGCAGTTTGCTGACTTTAGCATGGCAGACCTGCCTTTGCTAAAATTTTAAGTCTCTGTAGCTCTGCAGCTCAGTTATTAGAGCTTTTGTTTGCTGCTCAGCTATGTCCATTATTCTAGAAACAGGAAATGTGGACCTCTGTCAACTGCTAGAGGGTTTCTGGCTCTTGCATCTCATACTCTTTCGATGCTTGTTAAAGACCCTTGTTTTCTCATTATCCCATTGGTGGGCATTAATAGAACTTACCAAAtacatggtgacggaaggagaactgactccgggtggtgaacacacaatgggatttatagatgatgtgatacagaattgtacacctgaaatctatgtaactttactaacaatggtcaccccaataaattaaaaaaaaaaaaaatagaacttaccAATAACCAGACAACTCCATTATCTTTGAGAGCCTTTTACACCTGTGTTTTCCAAATGCCTGAATTCTTGCATTTGCAAGGGCAGTCCCCTCTAACAGGACATTTTTTTTCAGGTTACCTCCAGTGAAATCTTCAGCAATTGGACCACCAGGTGTGTCAGGGATGACCCACCCCTCACACAGCACTCAGCATGGTGTCCTTTTGTGTTCACCAGCAGGTCAATAAGCCAGTTCCAGAATTCCATGCTATCACCTGTTTTCTCTGACTGCTCCTGGCACCATATGTAAGTCTTCATGTCTTCCAAGACGCAAATGCCAAAATGGAGTTAGTTGCACAAGAGATTTATTGTAGAAAGCAACTGTGAAGGCAAATAAGAAGGGAGCCAGGAGGCTGGGAGGACTATCTACCATAATGTCTGTCTGGCCCCTGGTGAAGGAGACGATAAAGAATTTGGGGAGGAAGAGTCTCAAACTGCAGTGCAGTTCTAAGAAAGTGTAAGCAAAGTGGATGAGGAGTCCTTGAGTCTTAACCATAAGAATAGACCTACCACTTTTTGGCCGGGACGGCCATCTTCCAGTAATTagtcaaaatgaccaacacaaagggaaagaggagagtcCCTAGCTGTATgttctctaggccttttagaaaacatggagtttttcctttggccacatacatgCGAATCTACAAGGAAGGTGATACTGTAGACATCAAGGGAATGGGTGctgttcaaaaaggaatgcccCACAAATGTTACCACGGCAAAACTGTCTACAATGTTACTCAGCATGTGGTTGgcattgttgtaaacaaacaaattaagggcaagattcttgccaagagaattaatgttcGTATTGAGCATATTAAGTACTCTAAGAACCGAGATAGCTTCCTGAAAcaggtgaaggaaaatgatcagaaaaagaaggaagccaaagagaaaggtacTTGGGTTCAACTGAAGCACCAGCCTACCCCACCCAGGGAAGCACACTTTGTGAGAACcaatggaaaggagcctgagctgctggaaccTATTCCCTATAAATTCATGgcataagtgtaaaaaaataaaagatctctgtaataaaaaaagaatagctcTACCTTAGAAGCCATGCTACACTTTGTGGCTGGGAGTAGCAATAGGAGTTAAGAACACAGTGGTGAAGTTAAATGTGAGGCCACTGACCAACTACTATCCCTGCAGGACAGAGCTGAAAGGCACATATGCATGATCACCACGCCATAATGCCATACTTTGTTTGTCGGAATGCctggaagaaagggaagagaaataaagtaTACTCAGTTTGTGGCACTCCTCTTCTGAGCACATTAACACTTTATACTTCCCTCTGAAATCATCATTACAATCAATGATTGGGAAAGAACAGGGCCAAATCACTTGGCTTAGAAATCAATTTAGGAAGAACGTTGACAGATGCCAGTAGAAAGTGAGCTCCAGTAAATGAAGAGATGACTTAATGAGTTACCATTTTCCAACCCATGGACTGTTAAATGATAAGAGGCTTGTTCACAACATCACTTCTTTTCCATTTGAAGCTAATTAAAATTGAGCTGTTTCTTCTTCCAGACCAGTAATATTATCAGTCTTACCAGAGACTTTTTGGGTCCTGGACTCAGAAGTGGTTGTAATGACACGTGAGGCTACTGCATAGGGTTATCATAGCTTGATCCTTTTCTTGATTATGGTCTGAGTTATTTACCGTAAATCTTTTAGCTACATCAAGGGTAGTGGTGACTTCAGGCTTCTTCCCTCATTTAGGTCTGTGCTGTGGCATTGCTGAACTAATCAGTGCCAAAGCTCTTCTTGAGTATGACAGTTTCTGGACCACTCCTGCTGAGGTGAGCATATTCTGCAAACATGTCTCATGATCAGTGTCCAAAGGTAAGGTACTACTAtcgtgttttaaaaatgaatgttactTATCCCAATAGTTCAAAACAGATGGAAGCTGAACAGGGTATAACAGGGTATGGCAAAAGTAATGTATGGAGTATAGACCAAGAATAATGTCCTCCCTGTCTCTATCCCTCcgctttctcttttctcaagccaaaaattattatttggcTTCATACCAAAATTGGACGAAATTATTCAATATAAGAATTAAGACTTTATACCATCACTGCCTTCCCAacaagtgactttttaaaaatgctttcttacAGTCTCTCAGATTACTTTTTTTACAGCGAATAGGGGGGAACTAAAAGTTAGTAAAAGGACTCACATTCACATCTTTGTTCTGAGCAGGGCAAATTCCCAATTTACTAAGCCTGCTAGCAGTAAAATTTTGTTGTTGGCACCAGGTACATAAAGTGTCTCAGGGTGGGCCATCCATGAGGGGCAGAGTGGTGAGACAGGGAAGCACTCAGTTTAGGGAAATTTAGCTCTGAAGAACAGAAGCTAAGAAAGAATTTAATAGAATAGTCATAAATAACATTTGCATAGACATTCAATTTGtgaagtatattatatatattctcatGAATTCTTATAATCCTGTGAAATAATTAATGTTATTACCATTTATAGGTAAGATACTCAAAATCAACCaacaattaaaatagcaaagatgGTCCTCAAACCTAGGTCTCAGACTTCTTACTCCTTCACCTTGGCAGGTCATTAACACTTCACCCAACATACATGCCTGCCATCTTTTTTCGTTTCGTAACCCCCCTCACAAGTCAGGTCATTGCATCAGACTGTAGCTGTGTTGTATTAACCACATAGTAGTACATTAGATAGAGGACAAAGATCAATTTTCTTACATTGATTCCTAAGTAACTTGTGATCCATTTCCTTTTATAATTCAGGTCAGGccttttaatttatcatttagaAAGCTAGAGCAGGGTGAGTGGGCATAAATGGTGCTGATTGGAGTTGAGAAATGGCTTGTGATTTTAAATAGGTTATATTATACCTTTTTGACAAAGTGACATTTGAAGAAAGACTTAAAAGGAAGTTTACCATATTGATACTTGGGGAAAGAGCACTCCAACTAGTGAAAAGGCCCTAAGATGGGAGCAATGTTAGCCATGTTCAAGGAACAGTGAACGCCGGGTGCTGGAGATGAGGTCAGAAGTGAAGGCATACAGGGTAGGAAACACTTGAGGTAAGGTCTTGGACATCATTACAAGAATTTTGGATTTTCCTCTGAATAAAGTGGGATCCATGGGAAGGATCTGAGCACAGGCGTGTCCTAAT containing:
- the LOC117038200 gene encoding 60S ribosomal protein L21-like, with translation MTNTKGKRRVPSCMFSRPFRKHGVFPLATYMRIYKEGDTVDIKGMGAVQKGMPHKCYHGKTVYNVTQHVVGIVVNKQIKGKILAKRINVRIEHIKYSKNRDSFLKQVKENDQKKKEAKEKGTWVQLKHQPTPPREAHFVRTNGKEPELLEPIPYKFMA